GGGACGAGACATAGGTGAAATGCAATATACGTAGGTTATTTAAAAAGCCGTTTAAAAATTCGTTACGAACCATTGCCCGCGGGCATTCGATATAAATTGAGAACGATCGCCATGCAAACGACGGGttcgttataaaaaaaatctatttttagcACGTGACCGACAAACTAAATTGGAcagcttttatataaaacgatTTGGCCGTCTCTGCAGCGCGTTTACTAAGttgtagaaattaaaaaggatGTATAGGAGCTGCTTTCTAACTGTACAATAGTGTCCCAGATCTCTATTAAaacttttcgttattttttaaatattacgttttaagactataatacatattggtcttgagatttttattattggaagatcatatttatacatgtaaaagACAGTATCAAAAAAGCAGAGTTTTTACGCAGAAAATTCCATCTACTATCCTCCACTCCTTTTACGCGTTACATCGCAATGTGATAATGCATAAACTCATTATTATTACCCGttgtaaattcaaattgtACGCTCTTAATAGTTCTGGGACATCTTGTACGTAGAGTTCCATTGCGAATTCTGTCGGGAATAATGGATCGTCTAAAATTGCTCTGGACTCTCCGAGACGCTAGATGAAACTACAAGACCCGATCTTCCGTTTCGATGTGAGGAAAATCGATCGGTTACGTTTGCGGCGAGATCGCGTGGCTTAACTTCATTTGGGCGCCGTCTCAGGATACGGGATATACCCCAGCGGATAATAATTCTCCGATACGTGAGGTAGTCGTTTTGAATTATGATACGTTGCAGACGAGAAAAATTGCTGGCGGGTTACACACGCGAATGAGCAAAACGTAATTtgatttaacattaaattaacgattatCAAATCATGATCAATCACGAGTAATCGAATtagcataatttattaatgactatgatttaatgaattatttacattactgAGCACGTATAATGCGATATACTACTCAATTGCAGAGGCACCGATAACTCGCGTGAATTCACGCGAACAATACTTCGATACTTTTAAAAGTATCGCTatcaaaaatttcaagttcttttatttttctcgctttaaaaattagtacaccgattttaaaaattatctgttACTCTtgacagaattttatttataatttaatgcgCGCCGTATAAAGCAGAAAACATTTGCAGAATTGAAATGCGCGAGTGTATAATGCAGAACGCATATATATCAGAGTGTGCACATGCACAAATCACGATGCATGGCacataaaatcataaatggAATCCCGTTCTGAATTCTGTCGCGAATTATAGATCGTCTAAAGTGGGCTTTGCCGCGATCAATAATTGTTAATCCGATTACCTGGGATATACATTTCTATGTTGTTTATCGATGAAATTGaaggaaacattttttgtaggtAAAAGGATAAAGGTTAATGGCAACATTTCGCGCGCAATTAAGTGGGTATTGTTAAAGCGGAGCCACATTTGACCCGCTTAACCCGGCTGCATCCCGTTTCATCCCAGCTATGACGGTGTTGGAACACCAAACGAGCCGGCGGGCGAGTTTCGCGGCGAGCAGTTAACTTTCGCGAAAATTTGTACCATCAATAATAAACCGGCCGATGAGATCGGTGCAATCAAATGACATGGGGCAATAAAAGCGAGCCGGAATTTCATTTTCGCGATATTCGTTCGCGTTAGATTCGCACGGTCGATGCTGATGCCGATCGATGCCGTACTCCCTTCCCCATGGATAGCCTGACAAATCCGAATTATTTCTCGCTGCGAAACGATAAATCGAACGATTAAATCTCGCTCGAGGGCTGGTCTATACCTTGACCAAAATGTAACGCGCCGAAGCGAAATTAAAAGGGTTACAAAACACGTTACGCGAACGAGAGTTTTGGGAGAGGGGGGGGAAGGTTGGATTCCGAAATTTCGCGAATACCTATgccgtaattaaaatttgttcgTCGATGCTTTTCGCGGGGGTTATCGCGGAAAATCGGTAACAtggagataataaaaaatcatgtgGCATGCACAGTTGTTTTTCGGCTCGTACGAAAATCCGAGAATGGAAGATTTTTATACGTGATATTATTACGATGCCTGGAATCTTTTTCCGCGATATTTTTCAGAGCGTCGGTTGCACTGGTTGCAGCGCCTTGTCGTCGACTCAGACAAAAATGACGTCCTCTCAAGCGTTCGCAAAAATTGTTGATCCTTCGCGAGAGAATGGGATCGAAAAGAACACGTCGGTGTCACATTGACGCTTTTGCATCGGGATAATGCATCCTTCGCGAGAGTTTTTGACCTCAAAAACACTTCGGTGCTCCCAGTGTACTCTCCTTCGTCGCTTTCGTCGCCAAACGGCAACTTCTTTCCTCCTCGGTGGACTGAGGAATCACCCGAAAGGACATTATTTTGAGACGATCGATAACATCCAGAGCGCCTTAACCGAATTCCCCGAAGAAGAAAACTTGCGGCGGTACTCTTCTGCAAAAGTGGAAGGACTTCGAAGCGCGGAATTTATTTTCGAAGAGACAATCGGAATTGCCACGAGTTCGGAAATTCACGCCGTACATTGAGAACTGTCAGAAAAGGTTCgataaaaatcaaagaaataattatttaaggtggtcctttcgcggacccagctagtcaagtaacagtccgtcatgaggtaattgaaaacagACATATTGACAACATTACACAAcatcccaataattataataatataatatgattttacacgcacgatttaatcgtattaattatttactaattaaaaaaatatcacaatagtagTGCGGTTGGACTCGATTTAGGTTAGGTCAGGCATAACAGTACGAGTAAAGCAATATGCGATTGGACCACTACTTATTTAACCTCATATATCAGAGCAAAACATTCGGCAAGCCTTTATTTTCAAGGTATGTACGAAATCCGGAAACTtcagggaatattttaagacatgaataatgtattcatctgatcgctaagtacatgtattattcgttgaaaacctcggacgtggcgatttgcatcattctatctttctcgttcattagatgtaaacaaggatagaatgacaatggcacgctccgcgaacgcacatttagaatgacttatttcttgtaaagtgtcggtaacctcacttgatttttcgtacacatgccccttattactgtatatttaacatatatcaaatttaggtaCCTATCTATTTAGGTACCTATTGTTCTCacgaaaggaccaccttaattcattttttcttctttttccttctttcttttgttattCCAGACAATATTACAGATTTCAATACacagtatttaaaattacagtTAAATCTTACAAAAGAAGATCTAAATTGTTTAACGAAATGTTTTCGAcgattattacttattatctTCGCGGGCCAAATTCGATTCCGGGGTTCGTATAGGAAGCATGCGAACTTTCcgtcaattttacgatattaGGGTGCATCAGCTTTGGCGCATagtcaaattaaatttgacatTTGTTTAACTTTTAACTCGTTGCGGTTTATCGCACGCGAGCGCGCGAGTACGAACGCGGGCTTTCAATTAGCGTGCAAGCTCACGCGCGAACCGATGTTGCATTTGCGCGGATTCACGGTTTCCGGTGCTCGGTTTCCGACCGCTGATCCCGGCAGTTTCCCCGTTAAAAATCGATGAATCAGAGAATACGTTTCAGTATATGTAAACTGAGCAATTTATCGTCGTTCGGTGAATTTCTAAGCTACAGCTTTCGCTCTTAATTAAAGcgtgtatataaatagaagatttttcaatttttaatgttatacaatATTGTACAATGGCTTTGTGCTTGTTCTTTATatgtttgatttttaatcatttaagcCTTTCAAGATTATTATACAATGGATATTAAACTACTAcgatttatacataaatatataaattacagtgAAGTACGTTATgattatgattttattataactgattattaatatgttaatacttacttaatactttttaatattttagagaGTGATCTAGAATCTAAATCTAAAGGACAATAAGAAAGGAGAATGTTATAtgaactaaaattatatatagtagaGTAAGTGAGGTCACAGAATATGccgtaaaataaaactttacgGATGTATTTTTTTGCGAATTTAGGATCGATTTTTGCTTATTGAAAGTTCGatgaattacttttattacttttattcttGCACCTACGTAATATTCTCACTATTCTCAGTAtgaatctttaatattttaccgtATATGCGAAACGTGCTGGAGGTGTCCGCTGCAAAAAGCCGCCGGTTTCCGTTCTTTCGCCGGCGCTGTAGACGTAATACCGTTTTAACGGGTTGACGCTTTTCAGAAGCAGTGTAATAAAGGAATTTTCGTCGCGAggataaaaagtgaaaaagaaTGGCCAATGTCGAGCTAAGTAAGCTTGACCGCTGCTTTCTGTTCCCGACGCGCAGTTACGAAGTTTCCGCCAGAATTCGTGCCACCATCGACTTTCGATAGCGATAGCGGGGAACAAAGGGGAATCTCGATAAACTACAGCGACTCGCCTAAGTGAAGTCTCATCTATGTGATAATGAACGATACGAATAAAACGGAGCGAATCTTCCTTGAATTCGAGAATTAAATCGCGTTAAAAACGCGGCCGTTTTACCGAACGGCCACATATCCCGTCACGTGAATTGCTTTTTCGTTTTCCAACGAATAGTCGGGAAATCGAGTAATtgacatgaaatatttaaaggaCGCGAGTAAAACACAAAATAGCCCATGGGTATTTGACGACGTGATGTAAAAGCTCTCGACTGAATTTGAAAACGTTGCGAATATACAACGACAGTCGGTAGCTAAAATGACGCACGGGAGGTGAAATTGCGGGATCCCTTATTATTGTTGTGactgttgttattattattattattattgtcattataattacaattattactaTACGTGCATCACGCGTCGATGAATTTCAATTGCGTTATCCCGTAATAAATTGTGGATGCTCTAGTACGaaactaattttaaaagatcacattaattattatgtgcaACCGGATACTACGAGAATCCTTGTCCAATTTCCATGCAATTGAGCTCTTCTTTCCTTTCATTTCTTCTCCCATTCCCTCCTGATGTCTAAAATGTTGCATTTCGAGCGTTTAGTTGATATTGTAGTCGCTGCAGTTTCGAATGAATGgagattttctatttttttttccagaaccAGTCTATAATGCATATCTTTTGTCCGCATCCCTGTATCGTAGCCGCTATTGTTCCACAGCTTTCGcgattaaagtttaaattgcgagcgagccggcgcggcgttcgGCGCGGTGGATGAGCTTGATAGAGAAACGGACCGTTCGTGATTATACGTGAAAGGTGGAAGCCAAATATTTGATGGACATCGTAACTTTCCGCTGAATTCGCAGCCGCcctttgaaacaaaaatcacCATTTTTCCCCGCTATTGCATGTCAAATTGCAAAGTTACTGTTTGGCGAAATCGAAACTCCGAAACGTACagcgaaataataattctatctgacgcttttttttttaattgagatAAATTTTGCAGCAATTCTGTCACCATGATTTTTAACGAGATTTGATATTATGGAATTATATCATTTGACATTTTTGGATTATTTTTggcatgtttttttattttttaattaattatatggatttatttatctatttctatcATAATGTGATATGGAACctattttcttgattttttagcgaaaaaattattaaatacttataGACACATTTTTCCAAACAGAAACGCAAACTTTTTTGATTATCGATAATTTTCATAGCAAATATGCATCCTGTAATTTAATACCGTTACAGTAATTCTAATTTCGAGCTGCTAATTGTTGCTGCCACACATTGCGTAGTATTAACGAAGGATTTGCTATGGATTGGAATCGAACGATTTAGGTCGAATCAATAACTTTCCTAGAAACTCAAATGAGGCCCGCCCTTTGTCTTGCGATCGATTCGTTCTCGTTAGCCCGCCAGTCAAGCAACGACGTCGGCTATAATGGGGTATCGGTTAAAATAGCCGGATTACTCTAAGGCACGTTAAACTTCCATTAAACTTACACATCAAGGACGAGCGGCATACGATTACAGGCCCATCGTGATTTTAAAcgtaaaagaagataaaaaaaaagaaggaaatttGACCCGGTACTCTCGGCACTTTCCTGACGAGGCAGTAAAATTGCAGCAGGTCTTTCTGTAAGTCAATACGGCGCGTACTTTAATTCAACTTTCGTTTAAACATCGTTGTTCAAATTATATCGCATGGTCTGGGTAACAGAATAAAAGAGACTATTTCTTCCGTGaaactgttttaaaaaaatcgcaatttttttaattttttatttatatatatattttttaataagagtaTTGGTAAAAGTCATGCTTCGAAGCTTGTGATCCTCTTCTTATAAATTTCTCAAGAAATCGTAGACTTATTGCGAGTCGCCAATGATCCCTGACGGAGTTGCCAGGATATTCCATCTTTGCCATCTCGTTTGTCGACACTCCCTAAAGTCGTCCTTTTTCGAGCTTAAGGTTCGATACACGTCAATCACCTGATGCCCGGGCTCTTTATATTCGTCCATTAGCATATAATCGCACGGCTGGGTGCGTATTTTAGGGATATATCATTCAGATACTGCGAACGTACGAAAAAACGTACAATATTTTGTGAGTGCCAGCAGCCAGACGTTGTCGTAAACATCGACCCCATTGCTGCtgatctctctttctctttcccgcCACGGTGCTGCACGGATATCAATTTTACGACAATTCGACATGCTAGACAAATACGGAGCTTAAGGTACCGAGCGCGAAAACAATATCGACGGCACATGTTCGGAAGAATCGGGCAAAATTCATGGGAGCTGGAAAAGTGGCtcggagagaaagaaaacgcgAGGAGAAAAGCCGTGGTAAAACGAGCCGCGCGCGTATATGTTTCACGCCGACATGTGAAATGTCGAGGCGATCAGTGAATTTCGAAAATCACCCCCAGGATTTCTTCACGCTATTTCACTTGTCTCGATTTAATCCAGAGCTGACGATCTTCGATTCCGAGAGGTTGGACGATTAATTCTTCGCGGTCCGTTCGTGAACCAGATATTGGCGATCACGTCCAGATCATTGCTTGATAGTccgttaattttttgattaattattttaaagtctTAATATGAGAAATATGCCGAGATTAATGacgcaagaaaataaatgcatgATTTTACGTTCAATAAAGATCGCCACTTCGAAGTAAGTATTACATAAAAGAATCTCTGTAAAAAGTCCATATAGACGATCAGAAATTAATGCTCATTACGGTCTACCGTGTACAGTCCGGGAACTAGATTCGTACTTTCCCCGAGATTATCGAGGACTagcgagaataaaattttcaatctcgCCTTCAATAGAAATCGTAACTTCTGATGCTTTAAATGTCTGAGAAAAGCCCGTCCcgtgagaaaaagaattaaaaggaGAAATTAAGAgagattttatttgcattgCAGATACAATGAGGTAGTAGTAGACTGTTCACGGAGTACCTGGTGAGAGGTGGTTTTTAGCGCGACGGGCGAAATGTTGCTGTCGAGCCGCGGCGGCCGAAAGGGGCCCATCGCCTGCCTGGTAGGCCTCCTTCTCATCTTCGCTCTTTACCAGCTGGGCATTATTTGCGGCTCCACCAGGTACATGCCCGCGGCTGTGATGGTCAGCAAGGAGGTAAGAACGCTATCGGGGATTTCGATCAATCAGTAATTTTCCGTTCCTTCGATAGAAATCGCATCCTTTTTCCGATTACTCGACGAGATAAAGAAAGTAAATTCTTTcgcgattaaataaaattagaatttgggagaacattaaatatataattgaaaatgcgCCTTCGTATACTTCCATCAGAAATTATCCTCTCTATTTAAgcgagaaattttaattatccaCTTTGCAACAACCTCACTTCATTTTCGCTCCCTTGGCCCTCTTCTCCCCGTCCCGGCgcgataataacaataataattaatcggaattaataataatagcgataatatataatacgagCGTGGTACGTATTATCGCGGCTGGCGCGGCAGTGTCCATACATTATTAATCGGCAATTAATGATTGTTAAAGTATTAATTGTGCCCAGTTGTTAAATGGTCCGTTTCGCGCAATCGAATTCGAACAAGTTTACCAATCGAATACGTGGCCCGGCCGAATGAGGTTCGTGGACGGAACTCATTTCAATTCGAATATACTTtgcgtttaaattaaatgttatctCTTCTCTCCTCGAAGTAGAATCTCTCCTCTGCTGCGCGCCTTATACATTTATTCCGGCGATATTTCTCCGCCGTTAAAAGTACAATTCTTCTATTGATAGCAGTTGAGATATCGGTCGGAAACTTTTCTCAACTTAATAAGCGTTCGTCTTTCGAAGTCCTCATAATTTTCGTTAGTTTTCCCCGAGAATTCTTAACGAGAAACTTCGTTGTTGATTTTCGACTGCTTCAAAGTATCGCTCCACTTTTTTGCCGTGACGCAGAGAtactttattaactttattaactCTTTGACGTTCAGTTGGACATATATATGTTcggaatatttgaaaaaaatccaaTAAATATCAAGTTATTAAGGTAACATAGAactcattttaattaaagaagacCGTcccaaacaatttttaattaaattaaattaaagtggacatttatttcttatttttaaaaaagtctGACGATATAAAGagttaaatgataaattacgAACAAAGCATACTGTTGAGAACATGTACGAAGAAATgagagataattattttatcgtgttTTGTATCGTGTCACGCTTCATTGCTGCCAgattagaagaaaaagaaatatgtctACGAACTTAAACCGTCAGGCCACGTATTAGCGGGCGGGCAACTGCACAACTCCTGAAGCTTCATCTTGTCCTTAATCAACGCCAAAACTGCCGTTACCGGGCGTACAGAAAGGGATGTCCGACGTTCCTGAAGAATAGTTCGACGAACTTGCTGCTACCGACGAAGTCGATACACCGACGACGAGTCTAACTTCCGAGCCAACTCCGCGCCTTTCCCGATCTACTTCCGCTGTCCGACGTCGACTTGCAGgcgcttttattaattttcttgtaGACTTACTTTAATTGCGTTAAGGTAGTTACGGTAAAATACCGGAACGAACGACGAGGAAGAGTTTATATCCCACTTACTTATGAGGGTAACTTcggtaaaaagtattttttaagtacAACGCTTGTATCAGTTACCCAATGAGATAACGGTATGCATGTTGCGGGCTAACCTGAGTagacgtaaaattttttttagtacaaGGTATGCACagtcataatttttctaattacaaACGATAGAAGGCATAAGGTGtttttcgtaaattaatttcacagTAAATAAATGACAGATTCTTATTCTTCGTTTAATTTCAAGTCACGTAAACTGAATTCTGATCTGACATGTATGCCGTTGCCGAGGTATTTGACGTTAAAAGTTCATCAAAGCATGAAAAAGGTCAGCagacaaattttcaataaaccACTCGTCAGCAGTCTTTTTCGAAGACCCACACAAAAAACGAAACTGCAGACTAAACTTTAAAGCCCGCTTTAGACGATCCATGATTCACGTCGATTCGCATAGGATagaagtttatttataatttttttttgtcacgTATTTGGATACATATACAcgtgtattttaatatgtattgtaCATACGTGTATTCTGATTCTTTAAATGTCTGTCATATTACGTCgcacataaaattatgaataaaattctattctgGGTTTTGTATTCTAACATCCCGAGTTGTAGATTGTTTAAAGCGAGCTTAAGAAACCGTTTCGCTAATATTTTCCGTACGGTCTTTAATTGTTATGTTGTAATTTACCGAACAGAAATACGTGATCGGGCCGTTTGATCGCAAGACGTACACGTACGACCGTTACATGCCGCTCATTTTCATCGGCGGTGTACCACGATCAGGTACAACCCTAATGCGTGCCATGCTGGACGCGCATCCTGACGTGAGGTAAGTGTCGCAATCACCATTTAGAATGATATAACTGCcggaataaataaatgaataaaagtcAATTCAGTTAGAGTGGAAAGCGTTAAAAGTGCATGAAGAAGGATAATTGTGTTGTCGTGTAGGCGTCAGCACTTGTAAACTTGTATTAGCCTCGATTTGATTTTCTGTAGCTGATATATCTGTCTCTGGTACAGCGtccagaatatttataaattttcatgagAGCAAACGCTGCAAAAGGGAGTAAAGAAATTTACATTCATATGATATAACAGCATCGTCCacgttgcaaaataaaatttgtaatcaCCAAGaccagatatattttttacatatatatgtgtaatcataaagtattaaaatacgCATATGTAAATACACGATATGAAATTTGGAATTTTATTCTGAAATCTGATACGAATTATTAATCGTTTAGACTGTTTAGAGTGATCTTAAAATGAGGATCACCCTCGATCTAATATCTTTGCGGATTTTGTTTAAGATGCGGGCAAGAGACCAGAGTTATACCGCGGATTCTCCAGATGAAGATGCACTGGTCCAAGTCCGAGAAGGAAAACGTACGGCTCACCGAGGCGGGGATCTCGAAAGAGGTAAAGTCTGCGTTCTGAAAAGCGCTGAAAAGGGTATATTTCAACACGGAGAcagatttgaataatttaagcATCGTCCAACGAAAAAATTCGCAGTAGGAAAAAGTTTTCAACGTTTTTCCTATTTTATCGAGAGTGGTACACCTCTCTTGCGCACTTGATAAACGCGAGGAGTATAATCTGTAAGACTTCTCGCTGTAGCGCAGCGTATTTATTCGGGGCGCTTGCACGGTATTTAAATGCGCATCTCTTTCCTCTGAAATTAAATGaaggttttaaaaaatttgcgtgcgctatttgaataattacatCACTGCGacatgaaattataaagttttccGTGTAAATCGTAAGCTGGTCGTGTTAGTCTAAGAGCTGATGTAAGAGGTCGACGATAACTTCTCCAAACTCTCATCTCtcatgaataattaaaattaaaatctacaCGTACGAAACTTGGGAAGTGCTGCGTTTTACAACGCGCGACACGGAACGGAGGAGGATTCTACGGGGCTTGAACTATCGAGAGTGTGCTATTTTTCTTTAGGTGATAGACAGCGCGATAGCGGCGTTCTGCTTGGAAATAATAGCGCGACACGCCGAGCCTGCGCCGAGGTTGTGCAACAAGGATCCACTCACCCTGAAGATGGGCTCGTACATCCTCGAGCTCTTCCCGAacgcaaaatttatattcatggTGCGCGACGGACGCGCGACGGTGCATTCCATCATATCCAGGAAGGTAAAAAAGAACTTCGCGTAAcgttattctcttttttttcccctaaaaatatattcggtTATTTGCGACAGTTATGTCGTTTCTCTATCAagttatgttttaaataaaattgcgggttatatttctttcttttactgAGAAACTTCTtgctattaatttctttttgtgattttttttatttttattattacagatttttataatctgCACGCCGCTATATGTTTTTTCgcctcgtttttttttcttatcataTAATAGTACAATACGATTCTCCTCATAGAGAAGAAAAAtctatcttctctctctttacaGGTCACCATAACGGGATTCGACTTATCGTCTTACCGGCAGTCTCTCATCAGGTGGAATCACGCGATTTCCGTAATGTACGGCCAATGCAAGGAACTGGGACCTGAGAGATGTCTGATGGTCCCTTACGAACAGCTGGTGCTTCATCCGCGCCAATGGATGAAGAAGATATTAAACTATCTGGACGTGCCGTGGAATGAGTCCGTCATGCATCACGAGGAATTCATTAACAAACCCGGCGGAGTGCCTCTGAGCAAGTAAGCGAGAAGAGCGGTGGAAGTAGCAGCGCATTTAGATCTAACAGTATTCCAGAATTCGAGCGAGACGCATGTACGCGCGTTAAAGTAATGTATTATGAcagaataatattgttaatccTGACACGAGGTAATAATGTGACAATATAATGCTTCTCATATTAATAATGCGAAAATGATGTggcaatgtaataaaataatccttCGCATTATTAATACCagataatgttataataataatacgacgaattaattttttgcattgtCAGcattagaataatatttaccaTACGGTAGAGTGACGTTATAAATAATCTCGCTGCGCGTATAATACCTGGCGCGAGATATACGCGACTATACCGTGTCtctttatatgtaaataatgtatgacaaaatttatagatgtgtatataaaatgatgTTTCGCATTATGAACATTAAAATCACATTCGACGACAGGGTCGAGAGATCGTCGGACCAAATCATAAAGCCTGTAAATCTGGCGGCGCTGACCAAATGGGTTGGTAACATTCCCGAGGATGTGGTGCGGGAGATGGCGGACATCGCGCCGATGCTCTCTGTGCTCGGCTACGATCCTTACGCAAATCCGCCCGTTTATGGCGCACCGGACAGTTTAGTTAGCGACAACACCAGACGGTACGTGCCCATTTGTTACGCCGCATGACTGTTACAGTTGTTACTGTTACATATAGTATTGCTCACAAGCGATGTATATTCAAACGGTGTACGGTGCACCGGAATTAAACCGAAATAGGACGAAATTATTTTAGCATATTGCAGGAATACAACGCGCACGAAATATCGCAGTTGAGCTTTCAAACTtgattaattaagaattgtCGAACAATAGATTTCAGTAACTATTCAAGCTTAAGAGAATCTTACATTGTAGATTTTTATCAGCAttcgcataaaaaaatatttaccgattaatgattattcactttaatattctaaaatattctaaattctttaatatagCGTTAAAGTATTCTTTGCAAAAACGAAAGTAACGCCTGACGGTAAAGTTCTGTAAACGTATGCGATTTCTGGAAGAATAAAAGGCAATTGAAGTTATAGAAACCATGTTTTAAGCTCTAAACAAATGTGGGCTTTTTATTCCTTAtactcttattttatttaatatcagaaCTGTTCGAttcatgtatatttaatttctgccTTTCAGGGTGTTGGAAGGTGAAAAACTGTGGGAGGAAAAGGCGCGGGCGTACCACCTAT
This genomic stretch from Temnothorax longispinosus isolate EJ_2023e chromosome 9, Tlon_JGU_v1, whole genome shotgun sequence harbors:
- the Tpst gene encoding protein-tyrosine sulfotransferase, which produces MLLSSRGGRKGPIACLVGLLLIFALYQLGIICGSTRYMPAAVMVSKEKYVIGPFDRKTYTYDRYMPLIFIGGVPRSGTTLMRAMLDAHPDVRCGQETRVIPRILQMKMHWSKSEKENVRLTEAGISKEVIDSAIAAFCLEIIARHAEPAPRLCNKDPLTLKMGSYILELFPNAKFIFMVRDGRATVHSIISRKVTITGFDLSSYRQSLIRWNHAISVMYGQCKELGPERCLMVPYEQLVLHPRQWMKKILNYLDVPWNESVMHHEEFINKPGGVPLSKVERSSDQIIKPVNLAALTKWVGNIPEDVVREMADIAPMLSVLGYDPYANPPVYGAPDSLVSDNTRRVLEGEKLWEEKARAYHLSHKPIENSNEEAASSTAPIA